From the Pseudomonas putida genome, one window contains:
- a CDS encoding TIGR02285 family protein has protein sequence MRWLALCCALLLALLVAPAHAKERLLWLVRDLPPFTVFEGSEKGQGVIDQMLPLLIEKMPEYEHSIIRVNRARGMQMLQDPTSFTCDPTLLWTAERAKFVHFSQPTLGVLSTGVVVRKTGQAQLAAFLDGQEVDLKGLLGNTRLKLGIVAERSYSSQVDEILRQLPDSAFSRHYGNDATANLLQMQQLGRLQLVLGYWPEVRYLIQQHGGLPTDYQFHPIQGVTRYQFLHVGCSDTPLGRAAISHIDQLLPALRRNTLPALYSHWLDPELRATYLEESRHFFEDR, from the coding sequence ATGCGTTGGCTGGCCCTGTGCTGCGCGCTGCTGCTTGCCCTGCTGGTGGCGCCGGCACACGCCAAGGAGCGCCTGCTATGGCTGGTGCGCGACCTGCCGCCCTTCACCGTGTTCGAAGGCTCGGAGAAAGGCCAGGGGGTTATCGATCAGATGCTGCCGCTGCTGATTGAGAAGATGCCTGAATACGAACACAGTATCATTCGCGTCAACCGGGCACGCGGAATGCAAATGCTTCAGGATCCGACCAGCTTCACCTGCGACCCGACACTGTTATGGACCGCTGAGCGCGCAAAGTTCGTGCATTTTTCGCAACCGACGCTCGGTGTGCTGAGCACCGGGGTGGTAGTGCGCAAGACTGGGCAAGCTCAGTTGGCAGCGTTCCTCGATGGTCAGGAGGTCGATCTCAAAGGCTTGCTCGGCAATACCCGGCTGAAGCTGGGCATCGTCGCCGAACGCAGCTACAGCAGCCAGGTCGACGAGATCCTGCGTCAGCTGCCCGACTCGGCGTTCAGCCGTCATTACGGCAACGATGCCACCGCCAACCTGCTGCAGATGCAACAGCTCGGGCGACTGCAACTGGTGCTGGGCTACTGGCCGGAGGTGCGCTACCTGATTCAGCAACATGGTGGCTTGCCGACGGACTATCAGTTTCATCCGATCCAGGGCGTGACCCGCTACCAGTTCCTCCACGTAGGCTGTTCGGATACACCACTGGGGCGCGCAGCCATCAGCCATATCGACCAGCTGCTACCGGCCCTGCGTCGCAATACCTTGCCCGCCCTGTATTCCCACTGGCTTGACCCTGAGCTGCGCGCAACCTACCTGGAAGAGAGCAGGCATTTCTTCGAAGACCGCTGA
- a CDS encoding DUF3509 domain-containing protein yields the protein MERICRLLNDALTPYQAKLGVTDASGNRQLTVYDSLGGTALRRTVSERQLQEQSLLIDLVDGLHRDLQIVEGRLQPCVIAALQQRQQPQGTFA from the coding sequence ATGGAAAGAATCTGCAGACTGCTCAACGACGCCCTTACCCCCTACCAGGCCAAGCTAGGTGTCACGGATGCCAGCGGCAACCGCCAATTGACCGTGTACGACAGCCTCGGCGGCACGGCCTTGCGCCGTACGGTCAGCGAGCGCCAGCTGCAGGAGCAAAGCCTGTTGATCGACCTGGTAGACGGCTTGCACCGTGATCTGCAGATTGTCGAAGGGCGCTTGCAGCCCTGTGTGATCGCAGCATTGCAACAGCGCCAACAGCCGCAGGGAACCTTTGCCTGA
- a CDS encoding histidine kinase, whose protein sequence is MRQPYVLIHHARPSHQILLHQACNAIGLFNVRITHDKADLDTCLARKRCVDLLILDHTHDPALLDQLGACRALLFVGRADPGRSNLAREARRQGIWVLADLPLPLPMPRWQQALQRIQTVTSPTHAH, encoded by the coding sequence ATGCGCCAGCCCTACGTGCTTATTCACCACGCACGCCCATCTCACCAGATCCTCTTGCACCAGGCCTGCAACGCCATTGGCTTGTTCAATGTGCGCATTACCCACGACAAGGCAGACCTCGATACCTGCCTGGCCCGCAAGCGATGCGTCGACTTGCTTATCCTCGACCATACCCATGATCCGGCCCTGCTCGATCAATTAGGTGCTTGCCGCGCCTTGCTGTTCGTCGGTCGCGCCGATCCGGGCCGCTCCAACCTTGCCCGTGAAGCCCGACGCCAGGGCATATGGGTGCTGGCTGACCTGCCGTTGCCACTGCCCATGCCACGCTGGCAGCAAGCCCTGCAACGTATTCAAACTGTCACGTCGCCCACGCATGCTCACTAG
- the thrC gene encoding threonine synthase, with protein sequence MRYISTRGQAPALNFEDVLLAGLASDGGLYVPENLPRFTQEEIASWAGLPYHELAFRVMRPFVEGSIADADFKKILEETYGEFAHAAVAPLRQLNSNEWVLELFHGPTLAFKDFALQLLGRLLDHVLAKRNERVVIIGATSGDTGSAAIEGCRSCENVDIFILHPHQRVSEVQRRQMTTLFGDNVHNIAIEGNFDDCQEMVKASFADQSFLKGTRLVAVNSINWARIMAQIVYYFHAALQLGGPARSVAFSVPTGNFGDIFAGYLARNMGLPVSQLIVATNRNDILHRFMSGNQYVKETLHATLSPSMDIMVSSNFERLLFDLHGRNGAALAELMATFKQGGGFSVEQDRWTEARKLFDSLAVSDEQTCETIAEVFAATGEVLDPHTAIGVKAARECRRSLATPMVVLGTAHPVKFPEAVEKAGVGKALELPAHLSDLFSREERCTVLANDLKAVQAFVSQHGNRGKPL encoded by the coding sequence ATGCGCTATATCAGTACCCGCGGCCAGGCTCCGGCCTTGAATTTCGAAGACGTGCTGCTGGCTGGCCTGGCCAGCGACGGCGGCCTGTACGTCCCTGAGAACCTGCCTCGCTTCACCCAGGAAGAAATCGCCTCCTGGGCCGGCCTGCCGTACCACGAGCTGGCCTTCCGGGTAATGCGCCCGTTCGTCGAAGGCAGCATCGCCGACGCCGATTTCAAGAAGATCCTCGAAGAAACCTACGGCGAGTTTGCCCACGCTGCGGTCGCCCCGCTGCGCCAGCTGAACAGCAACGAGTGGGTGCTGGAGCTGTTCCACGGCCCGACCCTGGCGTTCAAGGACTTCGCCCTGCAACTGCTCGGTCGCCTGCTCGACCATGTGCTGGCCAAGCGCAACGAGCGCGTGGTGATCATCGGCGCCACCAGCGGTGACACCGGCTCCGCCGCCATCGAAGGCTGCCGCAGCTGCGAAAACGTCGACATCTTCATCCTCCACCCGCACCAGCGTGTGTCGGAAGTGCAGCGCCGGCAGATGACCACCCTGTTTGGCGACAACGTCCACAACATCGCCATCGAAGGCAACTTCGACGACTGCCAGGAAATGGTCAAGGCCAGCTTCGCCGACCAGTCGTTCCTCAAGGGCACCCGCCTGGTCGCGGTCAACTCGATCAACTGGGCGCGGATCATGGCCCAGATCGTCTACTACTTCCACGCGGCCCTGCAGCTGGGCGGCCCGGCCCGTTCGGTGGCGTTCTCGGTGCCGACCGGCAACTTCGGCGACATCTTCGCCGGTTACCTGGCGCGCAACATGGGCCTGCCGGTCAGCCAGCTGATCGTCGCCACCAACCGCAACGACATCCTGCACCGCTTCATGAGCGGCAACCAGTACGTCAAGGAAACCCTGCACGCGACCCTGTCGCCGTCCATGGACATCATGGTTTCGTCCAACTTCGAGCGCCTGCTGTTCGACCTGCACGGCCGCAACGGCGCTGCGCTGGCCGAGCTGATGGCGACCTTCAAGCAGGGCGGCGGCTTCAGCGTCGAGCAGGACCGCTGGACCGAAGCACGCAAGTTGTTCGATTCGCTGGCGGTCAGCGACGAGCAGACCTGCGAGACCATCGCCGAGGTGTTTGCCGCCACCGGTGAAGTGCTCGACCCGCACACCGCGATCGGCGTCAAGGCCGCCCGCGAGTGCCGCCGCAGCCTGGCCACGCCGATGGTGGTGCTGGGTACTGCGCACCCGGTCAAGTTCCCCGAAGCGGTGGAGAAGGCCGGCGTTGGCAAGGCGCTGGAGCTGCCTGCGCACCTGAGCGACCTGTTCAGCCGTGAAGAGCGTTGCACCGTGCTGGCCAATGACCTGAAGGCCGTTCAGGCGTTCGTCAGCCAGCATGGTAATCGCGGCAAGCCTTTGTAA
- a CDS encoding homoserine dehydrogenase — protein sequence MKPVKVGICGLGTVGGGTFNVLQRNAEEIARRAGRGIEVAQIAMRSQNPNCQITGTPITADVFDVASNPEIDIVIELIGGYTVARDLVLKAIENGKHVVTANKALIAVHGNEIFAKAREKGVIVAFEAAVAGGIPVIKAIREGLSANRINWLAGIINGTGNFILTEMREKGRAFPDVLAEAQALGYAEADPTFDVEGIDAAHKLTILASIAFGIPLQFDKAYTEGITQLTTADVNYAEALGYRIKHLGVARRTAEGIELRVHPTLIPADRLIANVNGVMNAVMVNGDAAGSTLYYGAGAGMEPTASSVVGDLVDVVRAMTSDPENRVPHLAFQPDSLSAHPILPIEACESAYYLRIQAKDHPGVLAQVASILSERGINIESIMQKEAEEQDGLVPMILLTHGVVEQRINDAIVALEALQDVVGKVVRIRVEQLN from the coding sequence GTGAAACCGGTCAAAGTAGGCATCTGTGGGTTGGGGACCGTCGGTGGCGGAACCTTCAATGTACTTCAGCGCAACGCCGAGGAGATTGCCCGCCGTGCCGGGCGCGGTATTGAAGTGGCACAGATTGCCATGCGCTCGCAGAACCCGAACTGCCAGATTACCGGTACCCCCATTACCGCTGATGTGTTCGACGTTGCGAGCAACCCGGAAATCGACATTGTCATCGAGCTGATCGGTGGCTACACCGTGGCGCGTGACCTGGTGCTCAAGGCGATCGAGAACGGCAAGCACGTGGTGACCGCCAACAAGGCGCTGATCGCCGTGCACGGTAACGAGATCTTCGCCAAGGCGCGCGAGAAGGGTGTCATCGTTGCCTTCGAAGCCGCAGTGGCCGGCGGCATCCCGGTGATCAAGGCGATCCGCGAAGGCCTGTCGGCCAACCGCATCAACTGGCTGGCCGGCATCATCAACGGCACCGGCAACTTCATCCTCACCGAAATGCGCGAGAAAGGCCGTGCCTTCCCCGACGTGCTGGCCGAAGCCCAGGCGCTGGGCTATGCCGAAGCCGACCCGACCTTCGACGTCGAAGGTATCGATGCCGCGCACAAGCTGACCATCCTGGCGTCCATCGCCTTTGGTATCCCGCTGCAGTTCGACAAGGCCTACACCGAGGGCATCACCCAGCTGACCACCGCTGACGTGAACTACGCCGAAGCGCTGGGCTACCGCATCAAGCACCTGGGCGTGGCCCGCCGCACCGCCGAAGGCATCGAGCTGCGCGTGCACCCGACGCTGATCCCGGCCGACCGCCTGATCGCCAACGTCAATGGCGTGATGAACGCGGTCATGGTCAACGGCGACGCCGCAGGTTCCACCCTGTACTACGGCGCAGGCGCCGGTATGGAGCCGACCGCTTCGTCGGTGGTGGGTGACCTGGTCGACGTGGTCCGTGCCATGACCTCCGACCCGGAAAACCGCGTACCACACCTGGCCTTCCAGCCAGACTCGCTGTCGGCCCATCCGATCCTGCCGATCGAAGCCTGCGAAAGCGCCTACTACCTGCGCATCCAGGCCAAGGACCACCCGGGTGTGCTGGCCCAGGTGGCGAGCATCCTGTCGGAGCGCGGCATCAACATCGAGTCGATCATGCAGAAGGAAGCCGAGGAGCAGGACGGCCTGGTGCCGATGATCCTGTTGACTCACGGTGTTGTCGAGCAGCGCATCAACGATGCCATCGTCGCCCTGGAAGCCCTGCAGGACGTGGTCGGCAAGGTCGTGCGCATCCGCGTCGAACAGCTCAACTAA
- a CDS encoding thioredoxin fold domain-containing protein: MRVTQIFAAAVLALASTFAVAAADSNASAEQAIRKSLQNLELEVPVESVGSSPLNGLYEVKLQGGRVLYASADGQYVMQGYLYQLQDGKPVNLTEKTERQGVAKLINGIPAAETVVYPAKGETKSHITVFTDTTCPYCHKLHAEVPELNRRGIEVRYVAFPRQGLGSPGDEQLQAVWCSSDRRAAMDKMVEGKEIKAAKCANPVSKQFQLGQQIGVNGTPAIVLENGHVIPGYQPAPQVAKLALDGQQQAAK, encoded by the coding sequence ATGCGCGTGACCCAGATTTTCGCCGCCGCCGTGTTGGCGCTGGCCAGTACCTTTGCCGTTGCCGCGGCCGACAGCAATGCCAGTGCCGAGCAGGCCATCCGCAAGTCGTTGCAGAACCTCGAACTCGAAGTACCGGTTGAAAGCGTCGGCAGCAGCCCGCTCAATGGCCTTTATGAAGTCAAGCTGCAGGGCGGTCGTGTGCTGTATGCCAGCGCCGATGGCCAGTACGTCATGCAGGGCTACCTTTACCAGCTGCAGGATGGCAAGCCGGTCAACCTGACCGAGAAAACCGAGCGTCAGGGCGTCGCCAAGCTGATCAACGGCATTCCGGCCGCCGAGACCGTTGTTTACCCTGCCAAGGGCGAGACCAAGTCGCACATCACCGTCTTCACCGACACCACCTGCCCGTACTGCCACAAGCTGCACGCCGAAGTGCCCGAGCTCAACCGCCGCGGTATCGAAGTGCGCTATGTCGCCTTCCCGCGCCAGGGCCTCGGTTCGCCAGGTGACGAGCAGCTGCAGGCCGTCTGGTGCTCCAGCGACCGCCGTGCGGCGATGGACAAGATGGTCGAAGGCAAGGAAATCAAGGCGGCCAAGTGCGCCAACCCGGTCAGCAAGCAGTTCCAGCTGGGCCAGCAGATCGGCGTCAACGGCACGCCGGCCATCGTGCTCGAGAACGGCCATGTGATCCCGGGCTACCAGCCGGCACCGCAAGTGGCCAAGCTGGCCCTGGATGGCCAGCAGCAAGCTGCCAAGTAA
- the xerD gene encoding site-specific tyrosine recombinase XerD, with product MPALDHPLIDQFLDALWLEKGLSDNTRVSYRSDLALFNGWLQEHSVSLPDAGRDLILDHLAWRLDQGYKPRSTARFLSGLRGFFRYLLREKLVAVDPTLQVDMPQLGRPLPKSLSEADVEALLQAPDLGEAIGQRDRAMLEVLYACGLRVTELVSLTLDQVNLRQGVLRVMGKGSKERLVPMGEEAVVWLERYLRDGRAELLNGRPSDVLFPSQRGEQMTRQTFWHRIKHHARVACIDKPLSPHTLRHAFATHLLNHGADLRVVQMLLGHSDLSTTQIYTHVAKARLQQLHAQHHPRG from the coding sequence ATGCCCGCCCTAGACCACCCCCTGATCGACCAGTTCCTCGACGCCCTGTGGCTTGAAAAAGGCCTGTCCGACAATACCCGTGTCTCCTATCGCAGTGACCTGGCGCTGTTCAACGGCTGGTTGCAGGAACATTCGGTGAGTTTGCCGGACGCCGGTCGCGACCTGATCCTGGATCACCTGGCCTGGCGTCTCGACCAGGGCTACAAGCCACGCTCCACTGCGCGCTTTCTTTCCGGCCTGCGCGGCTTCTTCCGCTACCTGCTGCGGGAAAAGCTGGTCGCCGTCGACCCGACCCTGCAGGTCGATATGCCGCAACTGGGTCGGCCATTGCCTAAATCCCTGTCGGAAGCCGACGTCGAAGCCCTGCTGCAGGCGCCGGACCTGGGCGAAGCCATCGGCCAGCGCGACCGTGCCATGCTCGAAGTGCTTTATGCCTGTGGCTTGCGCGTGACCGAGCTGGTCAGCCTGACCCTCGACCAGGTCAACCTGCGCCAGGGCGTGCTGCGAGTGATGGGCAAGGGCAGCAAGGAGCGCCTGGTGCCGATGGGCGAGGAGGCGGTGGTGTGGCTGGAGCGCTACCTGCGTGACGGCCGCGCCGAACTGCTCAACGGCCGCCCCAGCGATGTGCTGTTCCCCAGCCAGCGCGGCGAGCAGATGACCCGCCAGACCTTCTGGCACCGCATCAAGCACCACGCGCGGGTGGCCTGCATCGACAAACCGCTGTCGCCGCATACCCTGCGCCACGCCTTCGCCACGCACCTGCTCAACCACGGCGCCGACCTGCGTGTGGTGCAGATGCTGCTGGGCCACAGCGACCTGTCGACCACGCAGATCTACACCCACGTGGCCAAGGCGCGCCTGCAGCAATTGCACGCCCAGCACCATCCACGTGGATGA
- a CDS encoding acyl-CoA thioesterase has protein sequence MTSRDQEIQRRTELSVTRVTKAVFPNTTNHHNTLFGGTALAWMDEVSFIAATRFCRLPLVTVSTDRIDFKHPIPAGSIVELVGTVVKVGNTSLQVQVDVFVENMYLDGRERAIHGVFSFVAIDEDKRPVPVLPQA, from the coding sequence ATGACCAGCCGAGACCAGGAAATCCAGCGCCGTACCGAGCTGTCGGTGACCCGCGTGACCAAAGCGGTGTTCCCCAACACCACCAACCACCACAACACCCTGTTCGGCGGCACCGCGTTGGCCTGGATGGACGAAGTGTCGTTCATTGCCGCCACGCGTTTCTGCCGGCTGCCGCTGGTGACCGTATCCACCGACCGTATCGACTTCAAGCACCCGATCCCGGCGGGCTCGATCGTTGAACTGGTGGGTACGGTGGTCAAGGTCGGCAACACCAGCCTGCAGGTGCAGGTAGATGTGTTCGTCGAGAACATGTACCTGGATGGCCGCGAGCGGGCGATCCACGGGGTGTTCAGCTTTGTCGCCATCGACGAGGACAAGCGCCCGGTGCCCGTGCTGCCCCAGGCCTGA
- the rplS gene encoding 50S ribosomal protein L19, with protein sequence MTNKIIQQLEAEQMSKEIPTFAPGDTIVVQVKVKEGDRSRLQAFEGVVIAKRNRGLNSAFTVRKISSGVGVERTFQTYSPQIDSLAVKRRGDVRKAKLYYLRDLSGKAARIKEKLS encoded by the coding sequence ATGACCAACAAGATCATCCAGCAGCTCGAAGCCGAGCAGATGAGCAAGGAAATCCCGACCTTCGCACCAGGCGACACCATCGTCGTCCAGGTTAAAGTGAAGGAAGGTGATCGTTCCCGTCTGCAGGCGTTCGAAGGCGTTGTCATCGCCAAGCGTAACCGCGGTCTGAACAGCGCCTTCACCGTGCGCAAGATCTCCAGCGGCGTAGGCGTTGAGCGTACCTTCCAGACCTACAGCCCGCAGATCGACAGCCTGGCCGTGAAACGTCGTGGTGACGTGCGTAAAGCCAAGCTGTACTACCTGCGCGACCTGTCCGGCAAAGCCGCTCGCATCAAGGAAAAACTGTCCTGA
- the trmD gene encoding tRNA (guanosine(37)-N1)-methyltransferase TrmD: MGNLRVDVITLFPEMFSAITEYGITSRAVKQGLLQVTCWNPRDYTTDRHHTVDDRPFGGGPGMVMKIKPLEDALVSARQATGAAAKVIYLSPQGRKLTQQAVKGLAEQESLILIAGRYEGIDERFIEAHVDEEWSIGDYVLSGGELPAMVLIDAVTRLLPGALGHVDSAEEDSFTDGLLDCPHYTRPEVYADQRVPDVLLSGNHAHIRRWRMKQSLGRTFERRADLLESRSLSGEEKKLLEEYLRERDDS, from the coding sequence ATGGGTAACCTTCGCGTAGACGTCATCACGCTGTTCCCCGAGATGTTCTCGGCCATCACGGAGTACGGCATTACCAGCCGCGCGGTGAAACAGGGGTTGCTTCAGGTGACTTGCTGGAACCCGCGGGACTACACCACAGATCGCCACCATACCGTGGATGATCGGCCGTTTGGTGGTGGTCCGGGCATGGTGATGAAAATCAAGCCTCTGGAAGACGCCCTGGTGAGTGCCAGGCAAGCGACCGGAGCAGCGGCGAAGGTGATCTACCTTTCGCCACAAGGCCGCAAGCTGACTCAGCAGGCGGTCAAAGGCCTGGCCGAACAGGAATCGTTGATCCTGATCGCCGGTCGTTATGAAGGCATCGACGAGCGCTTTATCGAGGCTCATGTCGATGAGGAGTGGTCGATTGGTGACTATGTGCTTTCCGGTGGCGAGCTGCCGGCCATGGTACTGATCGATGCGGTTACGCGGCTGCTGCCCGGAGCTTTAGGGCATGTGGACTCGGCGGAGGAAGACTCTTTCACCGACGGTCTGCTGGATTGCCCGCACTACACCCGACCTGAGGTGTATGCGGATCAGCGTGTTCCCGACGTGTTGCTAAGTGGCAACCATGCACATATCCGGCGATGGCGGATGAAGCAGTCCCTTGGTAGGACCTTCGAACGACGCGCCGATCTTCTGGAAAGTCGCTCGCTTTCTGGAGAAGAGAAGAAGCTGCTCGAGGAATATCTCCGCGAGCGGGACGATAGTTAA
- the rimM gene encoding ribosome maturation factor RimM (Essential for efficient processing of 16S rRNA), translating into MNATPEKADDLIVVGKIFSVHGVRGEVKVYSFTDPIENLLDYPRWTLRHEGKVKQVELVSGRGSQKGLVVKLKGLDDRDEARLLSGHEICIARSLLPNLAADEYYWYQLVGLKVINQDEQLFGKVDHLLETGANDVMVVKPCAGSLDDRERLLPYTAQCVLAIDLEAGVMRVEWDADF; encoded by the coding sequence ATGAACGCGACGCCAGAAAAGGCTGACGACCTCATCGTCGTTGGCAAGATTTTTTCGGTTCACGGCGTTCGCGGCGAGGTGAAGGTGTATTCCTTTACCGATCCGATTGAAAACCTGTTGGATTATCCGCGCTGGACGCTTCGGCACGAAGGCAAGGTAAAGCAGGTCGAGCTGGTCAGCGGTCGTGGCTCCCAAAAGGGCCTGGTCGTGAAACTGAAAGGCCTCGATGATCGTGATGAAGCCCGGCTTCTGAGTGGTCACGAAATCTGCATTGCGCGGAGCCTTTTGCCCAACCTGGCTGCCGACGAGTACTACTGGTACCAGTTGGTGGGTCTGAAGGTCATCAACCAGGACGAACAACTGTTCGGCAAGGTCGATCACCTGTTGGAGACCGGTGCGAACGATGTAATGGTGGTCAAGCCGTGCGCAGGCAGCCTGGATGATCGCGAGCGACTGTTGCCCTATACGGCGCAATGTGTGCTGGCAATCGACCTGGAAGCAGGCGTGATGCGGGTTGAATGGGACGCGGACTTCTAA
- the rpsP gene encoding 30S ribosomal protein S16, producing MVTIRLARGGSKKRPFYHLTVTNSRNARDGRFVERVGFFNPIASGAEVKLSVNQERVSYWLSQGAQPSERVAQLLKDAAKAAA from the coding sequence ATGGTAACCATTCGTCTTGCCCGTGGCGGCTCGAAAAAGCGCCCATTCTACCACCTGACCGTGACCAACTCGCGTAACGCCCGTGACGGCCGTTTCGTTGAGCGCGTAGGCTTCTTCAACCCGATCGCATCGGGCGCCGAAGTCAAGCTGTCGGTCAACCAAGAGCGCGTTTCCTACTGGCTGAGCCAGGGCGCACAGCCGTCTGAGCGCGTTGCTCAGCTGCTGAAGGACGCTGCCAAGGCTGCCGCCTAA
- the ffh gene encoding signal recognition particle protein, giving the protein MFENLTDRLSQTLRHVTGKAKLTEDNIKDTLREVRMALLEADVALPVVKDFVNSVKERAVGTEVSRSLTPGQAFVKIVQAELESLMGAANEDLALNAAPPAVVLMAGLQGAGKTTTAGKLARFLKERKKKSVMVVSADVYRPAAIKQLETLANDIGVTFFPSDISQKPVAIAEAAIREAKLKFIDVVIVDTAGRLHIDADMMDEIKALHAAVKPIETLFVVDAMTGQDAANTAKAFGEALPLTGVVLTKVDGDARGGAALSVRAITGKPIKFIGMGEKTEALEPFHPDRVASRILGMGDVLSLIEQAEQTIDKAKADKLAKKLKKGKGFDLEDFRDQLQQMKNMGGLGGLMDKLPSIGGVNLSQMGNAQGAAEKQFKQMEAIINSMTPAERRDPDLISGSRKRRIALGSGTQVQDIGRLIKQHKQMQKMMKKFSAKGGMAKMMRGLGGMLPGGGMPKL; this is encoded by the coding sequence ATGTTCGAAAACCTGACCGACCGCCTGTCACAGACGCTGCGCCATGTCACCGGCAAGGCCAAGCTGACTGAAGACAACATCAAGGACACGTTGCGCGAAGTGCGCATGGCCCTGCTCGAGGCCGACGTTGCCCTGCCGGTGGTCAAGGATTTCGTCAACAGCGTCAAGGAACGTGCAGTCGGCACCGAGGTATCGCGCAGCCTGACCCCGGGCCAGGCGTTCGTGAAGATCGTCCAGGCCGAGCTGGAAAGCCTGATGGGCGCGGCCAACGAAGACCTCGCCCTGAACGCCGCGCCGCCGGCCGTGGTGCTGATGGCCGGCCTGCAGGGCGCGGGCAAGACCACCACCGCCGGCAAGCTGGCGCGCTTCCTCAAGGAGCGCAAGAAGAAGAGCGTGATGGTGGTGTCCGCCGACGTCTATCGGCCGGCGGCGATCAAGCAGCTGGAAACCCTGGCCAACGACATCGGCGTGACCTTCTTCCCGTCCGACATCAGCCAGAAGCCGGTGGCCATCGCCGAAGCTGCGATCCGCGAAGCCAAGCTCAAGTTCATCGACGTGGTCATCGTCGACACCGCCGGTCGCCTGCACATCGACGCCGACATGATGGACGAGATCAAGGCCCTGCACGCCGCAGTCAAGCCGATCGAGACCCTGTTCGTGGTCGACGCCATGACCGGCCAGGACGCCGCCAACACCGCCAAGGCGTTCGGCGAAGCCCTGCCGCTGACCGGTGTGGTACTGACCAAGGTCGACGGTGACGCCCGTGGCGGTGCCGCGCTGTCGGTACGCGCCATCACTGGCAAGCCGATCAAGTTCATCGGTATGGGCGAGAAGACCGAAGCCCTCGAACCCTTCCACCCGGACCGTGTCGCTTCGCGCATCCTCGGCATGGGCGACGTGCTCAGCCTGATCGAGCAGGCCGAGCAGACCATCGACAAGGCCAAGGCCGACAAGCTGGCCAAGAAGCTGAAGAAGGGCAAGGGCTTCGACCTCGAAGATTTCCGCGACCAGCTGCAGCAGATGAAGAACATGGGCGGCCTCGGTGGCCTGATGGACAAGCTGCCGAGCATCGGCGGGGTCAACCTGTCGCAGATGGGCAACGCCCAGGGCGCGGCCGAGAAGCAGTTCAAGCAGATGGAAGCGATCATCAACTCGATGACCCCGGCCGAGCGTCGCGACCCTGACCTGATCAGCGGTTCGCGCAAGCGCCGCATCGCCCTCGGCTCCGGCACCCAGGTGCAGGACATCGGCCGGCTGATCAAGCAGCACAAGCAGATGCAGAAGATGATGAAGAAATTCTCCGCCAAGGGCGGCATGGCCAAGATGATGCGTGGCCTGGGCGGGATGCTGCCGGGCGGCGGCATGCCGAAGCTGTAA
- a CDS encoding cytochrome C assembly family protein produces the protein MVSSPSLIPNLIAAGLYIAAAIYQGAHLAQGRKADKRLLGLLGALAVVAQGGALFFQLITPLGLSLDFFSAASLIAVAVITLTLVACLRIPVENLLVLLFPLGAVTALLAQFAPPGTVPLIDEEPGILAHILLSILAYGLFTIAVFQSLLLLLQDRQLKNKHPSGLIRNFPPLQTMESLLFGFLWAGWCLLSLSLISGWLFLENLFAQHLVHKTSLACIAWIVFSVLLWGRTRLGWRGHKAIRWTLAGFCLLMLAYFGSKLVREFILHI, from the coding sequence ATGGTTTCCTCACCCAGCCTCATCCCCAACCTGATCGCCGCCGGCTTATATATAGCTGCGGCCATCTATCAGGGCGCCCACCTGGCCCAGGGCCGCAAGGCCGACAAACGCCTGCTTGGCCTGCTCGGCGCACTCGCCGTGGTCGCCCAGGGTGGCGCACTGTTCTTCCAGCTGATCACCCCGCTGGGGCTGAGCCTGGACTTCTTCAGCGCCGCCAGCCTGATCGCCGTGGCGGTCATCACCCTGACGCTGGTGGCCTGCCTGCGCATCCCGGTGGAAAACCTGCTGGTGCTGCTGTTCCCGCTCGGTGCCGTTACCGCACTGCTGGCGCAGTTCGCGCCCCCCGGCACGGTGCCGCTGATCGACGAAGAACCGGGCATCCTCGCGCACATCCTGTTGTCGATCCTGGCCTATGGCCTGTTCACCATCGCGGTGTTCCAGTCGCTGCTGTTGCTGCTGCAGGACCGCCAGCTGAAGAACAAGCACCCGTCCGGGCTGATCCGCAACTTCCCGCCGCTGCAGACCATGGAAAGCCTGCTGTTCGGCTTCCTCTGGGCCGGCTGGTGCCTGCTCTCGCTGTCGCTGATTTCCGGCTGGCTGTTCCTCGAGAACCTGTTCGCCCAGCACCTGGTGCACAAGACCTCGCTGGCCTGTATCGCCTGGATCGTGTTCAGCGTGCTGCTGTGGGGCCGCACCCGCCTCGGCTGGCGCGGGCACAAGGCGATCCGCTGGACCCTGGCCGGTTTCTGCCTGCTGATGCTGGCCTATTTCGGCAGCAAGCTGGTTCGCGAATTCATCCTGCATATCTGA